The Brassica napus cultivar Da-Ae chromosome C7, Da-Ae, whole genome shotgun sequence genome has a segment encoding these proteins:
- the LOC106348940 gene encoding acyl-CoA-binding domain-containing protein 3-like isoform X2 has product MEFFLEMLLTAVVAVLFSFLVAKLVSVPMAGSSGGVVNDQAEENEIGVVAVEEELCSGLKMDAPVVQSQRRLGVVVVDENVERVDRFGSEADRVVDEFEEAGEGEDLVVTSDESSAAVSPENEIAEEMMARGEDKQRDAAEELIVRTVGDESTASVSLENVRAEEIMIGGEEVRSEEDVISGVVVVAEPEDVRVEESNTVEESEHKMELDTKEGDNEEKEELSIEKEDDDWEGIERSELEKAFATASNLFEVSGKVEEIGDEVKMELYGLYKIATEGSCRETQPMAIMVSARAKWNAWQKLGNMSQEEAMEKYLALVSKEIPGLMNTVGKIPILPPNSGSLEDPSTLGTTGVAFSKNAGKD; this is encoded by the exons ATGGAGTTTTTCCTGGAGATGCTTCTCACGGCGGTTGTGGCTGTTCTGTTTTCTTTCCTCGTGGCTAAGCTCGTGTCAGTTCCAATGGCCGGGAGCAGCGGTGGAGTAGTAAACGATCAGGCCGAGGAAAACGAGATCGGCGTTGTTGCGGTGGAGGAGGAGCTTTGTTCTGGTTTGAAAATGGATGCTCCGGTGGTCCAGAGCCAGAGGAGACTcggagttgttgttgttgatgagaATGTGGAGCGTGTTGATCGGTTTGGAAGCGAAGCTGATCGAGTTGTTGATGAATTCGAGGAAGCGGGTGAAGGCGAAGACTTGGTGGTTACATCTGATGAGTCATCGGCGGCTGTCTCGCCGGAAAATGAGATAGCAGAGGAGATGATGGCTCGTGGAGAAGATAAACAGAGAGACGCGGCGGAAGAGCTTATTGTTCGGACGGTGGGAGATGAGTCCACTGCTTCTGTCTCGCTGGAAAACGTGAGAGCAGAGGAGATTATGATTGGTGGAGAAGAGGTGAGAAGTGAAGAAGACGTAATAAGTGGAGTAGTCGTAGTCGCAGAACCTGAGGATGTTAGAGTTGAAGAAAGTAATACAGTGGAGGAGAGTGAGCATAAGATGGAGTTGGATACTAAAGAAGGAGATAATGAAGAGAAAGAGGAGTTGAGCATTGAAAAAGAGGATGATGACTGGGAGGGAATTGAGAGGAGTGAACTGGAGAAAGCCTTTGCGACTGcttcaaatctttttgaagtaTCGGGGAAAGTAGAAGAAATTGGTGATGAGGTTAAGATGGAGTTGTACGGTTTGTACAAGATCGCCACTGAAGGATCATGCCGAGAGACACAGCCTATGGCCATCATGGTCTCTGCTCGTGCTAAATG GAATGCCTGGCAAAAACTTGGAAACATGAGTCAAGAGGAGGCAATGGAGAAGTATCTTGCACTTGTTTCAAAAGAGATTCCTGGACTGATGAATACT gTAGGGAAGATACCAATTTTACCTCCTAATTCAGGATCATTAGAAGATCCGTCCACCTTAGGCACAACTGGTGTTGCATTCAGCAAAAATG
- the LOC106348940 gene encoding acyl-CoA-binding domain-containing protein 3-like isoform X3 gives MEFFLEMLLTAVVAVLFSFLVAKLVSVPMAGSSGGVVNDQAEENEIGVVAVEEELCSGLKMDAPVVQSQRRLGVVVVDENVERVDRFGSEADRVVDEFEEAGEGEDLVVTSDESSAAVSPENEIAEEMMARGEDKQRDAAEELIVRTVGDESTASVSLENVRAEEIMIGGEEVRSEEDVISGVVVVAEPEDVRVEESNTVEESEHKMELDTKEGDNEEKEELSIEKEDDDWEGIERSELEKAFATASNLFEVSGKVEEIGDEVKMELYGLYKIATEGSCRETQPMAIMVSARAKWNAWQKLGNMSQEEAMEKYLALVSKEIPGLMNTVGKIPILPPNSGSLEDPSTLGTTGVAFSKNGKD, from the exons ATGGAGTTTTTCCTGGAGATGCTTCTCACGGCGGTTGTGGCTGTTCTGTTTTCTTTCCTCGTGGCTAAGCTCGTGTCAGTTCCAATGGCCGGGAGCAGCGGTGGAGTAGTAAACGATCAGGCCGAGGAAAACGAGATCGGCGTTGTTGCGGTGGAGGAGGAGCTTTGTTCTGGTTTGAAAATGGATGCTCCGGTGGTCCAGAGCCAGAGGAGACTcggagttgttgttgttgatgagaATGTGGAGCGTGTTGATCGGTTTGGAAGCGAAGCTGATCGAGTTGTTGATGAATTCGAGGAAGCGGGTGAAGGCGAAGACTTGGTGGTTACATCTGATGAGTCATCGGCGGCTGTCTCGCCGGAAAATGAGATAGCAGAGGAGATGATGGCTCGTGGAGAAGATAAACAGAGAGACGCGGCGGAAGAGCTTATTGTTCGGACGGTGGGAGATGAGTCCACTGCTTCTGTCTCGCTGGAAAACGTGAGAGCAGAGGAGATTATGATTGGTGGAGAAGAGGTGAGAAGTGAAGAAGACGTAATAAGTGGAGTAGTCGTAGTCGCAGAACCTGAGGATGTTAGAGTTGAAGAAAGTAATACAGTGGAGGAGAGTGAGCATAAGATGGAGTTGGATACTAAAGAAGGAGATAATGAAGAGAAAGAGGAGTTGAGCATTGAAAAAGAGGATGATGACTGGGAGGGAATTGAGAGGAGTGAACTGGAGAAAGCCTTTGCGACTGcttcaaatctttttgaagtaTCGGGGAAAGTAGAAGAAATTGGTGATGAGGTTAAGATGGAGTTGTACGGTTTGTACAAGATCGCCACTGAAGGATCATGCCGAGAGACACAGCCTATGGCCATCATGGTCTCTGCTCGTGCTAAATG GAATGCCTGGCAAAAACTTGGAAACATGAGTCAAGAGGAGGCAATGGAGAAGTATCTTGCACTTGTTTCAAAAGAGATTCCTGGACTGATGAATACT gTAGGGAAGATACCAATTTTACCTCCTAATTCAGGATCATTAGAAGATCCGTCCACCTTAGGCACAACTGGTGTTGCATTCAGCAAAAATG
- the LOC106348940 gene encoding acyl-CoA-binding domain-containing protein 3-like isoform X4 has translation MEFFLEMLLTAVVAVLFSFLVAKLVSVPMAGSSGGVVNDQAEENEIGVVAVEEELCSGLKMDAPVVQSQRRLGVVVVDENVERVDRFGSEADRVVDEFEEAGEGEDLVVTSDESSAAVSPENEIAEEMMARGEDKQRDAAEELIVRTVGDESTASVSLENVRAEEIMIGGEEVRSEEDVISGVVVVAEPEDVRVEESNTVEESEHKMELDTKEGDNEEKEELSIEKEDDDWEGIERSELEKAFATASNLFEVSGKVEEIGDEVKMELYGLYKIATEGSCRETQPMAIMVSARAKWNAWQKLGNMSQEEAMEKYLALVSKEIPGLMNTVGKIPILPPNSGSLEDPSTLGTTGVAFSKNAER, from the exons ATGGAGTTTTTCCTGGAGATGCTTCTCACGGCGGTTGTGGCTGTTCTGTTTTCTTTCCTCGTGGCTAAGCTCGTGTCAGTTCCAATGGCCGGGAGCAGCGGTGGAGTAGTAAACGATCAGGCCGAGGAAAACGAGATCGGCGTTGTTGCGGTGGAGGAGGAGCTTTGTTCTGGTTTGAAAATGGATGCTCCGGTGGTCCAGAGCCAGAGGAGACTcggagttgttgttgttgatgagaATGTGGAGCGTGTTGATCGGTTTGGAAGCGAAGCTGATCGAGTTGTTGATGAATTCGAGGAAGCGGGTGAAGGCGAAGACTTGGTGGTTACATCTGATGAGTCATCGGCGGCTGTCTCGCCGGAAAATGAGATAGCAGAGGAGATGATGGCTCGTGGAGAAGATAAACAGAGAGACGCGGCGGAAGAGCTTATTGTTCGGACGGTGGGAGATGAGTCCACTGCTTCTGTCTCGCTGGAAAACGTGAGAGCAGAGGAGATTATGATTGGTGGAGAAGAGGTGAGAAGTGAAGAAGACGTAATAAGTGGAGTAGTCGTAGTCGCAGAACCTGAGGATGTTAGAGTTGAAGAAAGTAATACAGTGGAGGAGAGTGAGCATAAGATGGAGTTGGATACTAAAGAAGGAGATAATGAAGAGAAAGAGGAGTTGAGCATTGAAAAAGAGGATGATGACTGGGAGGGAATTGAGAGGAGTGAACTGGAGAAAGCCTTTGCGACTGcttcaaatctttttgaagtaTCGGGGAAAGTAGAAGAAATTGGTGATGAGGTTAAGATGGAGTTGTACGGTTTGTACAAGATCGCCACTGAAGGATCATGCCGAGAGACACAGCCTATGGCCATCATGGTCTCTGCTCGTGCTAAATG GAATGCCTGGCAAAAACTTGGAAACATGAGTCAAGAGGAGGCAATGGAGAAGTATCTTGCACTTGTTTCAAAAGAGATTCCTGGACTGATGAATACT gTAGGGAAGATACCAATTTTACCTCCTAATTCAGGATCATTAGAAGATCCGTCCACCTTAGGCACAACTGGTGTTGCATTCAGCAAAAATG
- the LOC106348940 gene encoding acyl-CoA-binding domain-containing protein 3-like isoform X1: MEFFLEMLLTAVVAVLFSFLVAKLVSVPMAGSSGGVVNDQAEENEIGVVAVEEELCSGLKMDAPVVQSQRRLGVVVVDENVERVDRFGSEADRVVDEFEEAGEGEDLVVTSDESSAAVSPENEIAEEMMARGEDKQRDAAEELIVRTVGDESTASVSLENVRAEEIMIGGEEVRSEEDVISGVVVVAEPEDVRVEESNTVEESEHKMELDTKEGDNEEKEELSIEKEDDDWEGIERSELEKAFATASNLFEVSGKVEEIGDEVKMELYGLYKIATEGSCRETQPMAIMVSARAKWNAWQKLGNMSQEEAMEKYLALVSKEIPGLMNTVGKIPILPPNSGSLEDPSTLGTTGVAFSKNVSAER; encoded by the exons ATGGAGTTTTTCCTGGAGATGCTTCTCACGGCGGTTGTGGCTGTTCTGTTTTCTTTCCTCGTGGCTAAGCTCGTGTCAGTTCCAATGGCCGGGAGCAGCGGTGGAGTAGTAAACGATCAGGCCGAGGAAAACGAGATCGGCGTTGTTGCGGTGGAGGAGGAGCTTTGTTCTGGTTTGAAAATGGATGCTCCGGTGGTCCAGAGCCAGAGGAGACTcggagttgttgttgttgatgagaATGTGGAGCGTGTTGATCGGTTTGGAAGCGAAGCTGATCGAGTTGTTGATGAATTCGAGGAAGCGGGTGAAGGCGAAGACTTGGTGGTTACATCTGATGAGTCATCGGCGGCTGTCTCGCCGGAAAATGAGATAGCAGAGGAGATGATGGCTCGTGGAGAAGATAAACAGAGAGACGCGGCGGAAGAGCTTATTGTTCGGACGGTGGGAGATGAGTCCACTGCTTCTGTCTCGCTGGAAAACGTGAGAGCAGAGGAGATTATGATTGGTGGAGAAGAGGTGAGAAGTGAAGAAGACGTAATAAGTGGAGTAGTCGTAGTCGCAGAACCTGAGGATGTTAGAGTTGAAGAAAGTAATACAGTGGAGGAGAGTGAGCATAAGATGGAGTTGGATACTAAAGAAGGAGATAATGAAGAGAAAGAGGAGTTGAGCATTGAAAAAGAGGATGATGACTGGGAGGGAATTGAGAGGAGTGAACTGGAGAAAGCCTTTGCGACTGcttcaaatctttttgaagtaTCGGGGAAAGTAGAAGAAATTGGTGATGAGGTTAAGATGGAGTTGTACGGTTTGTACAAGATCGCCACTGAAGGATCATGCCGAGAGACACAGCCTATGGCCATCATGGTCTCTGCTCGTGCTAAATG GAATGCCTGGCAAAAACTTGGAAACATGAGTCAAGAGGAGGCAATGGAGAAGTATCTTGCACTTGTTTCAAAAGAGATTCCTGGACTGATGAATACT gTAGGGAAGATACCAATTTTACCTCCTAATTCAGGATCATTAGAAGATCCGTCCACCTTAGGCACAACTGGTGTTGCATTCAGCAAAAATG